One genomic region from Granulicatella adiacens ATCC 49175 encodes:
- the dltA gene encoding D-alanine--poly(phosphoribitol) ligase subunit DltA, which translates to MARLLEQLEKNTQLDKVIYKHDLMQEEELTAKQVWEYSDKLAFYLNETYKEDKSPIVVYGHKHPFMLVYFLACVKSGRAFCPVDVNTPIDRVRDIAATVKSPIVLVSEAIELDTPIMTVDEAKKIITKTKERVSKEHYVKDEDIFYIIFTSGSTGKPKGVSITYANLNHFLDWYTAYYDGKGPQVFLGHPPFSFDLSVMSLWPALYMHIPLIQIDKEHLQDFKVLFKTLEESKATVWISTPSFAEMCLADPSFNGDLLPELEQFVFCGEKLFSSTVEKLMERFPKAEVVNTYGPTESTVMVTWMPLTKELVERYPDNLPVGVVKPGTTVLIDGENSGEIIIYGNTVAKGYYENPEMNQKHFFEVDGERAYRTGDVGHFEGELLFCEGRIDFQIKLHGHRIELEDIDNNLLKNPKIRQAATVPSFADGKVKSITSFVVYNEPIEKRFETVKLVKKELAQHVPEYMIPKKVVFLDEMPLNNNGKIDKKQLKELV; encoded by the coding sequence ATGGCACGTTTATTAGAACAATTAGAAAAAAATACACAACTAGATAAAGTGATTTATAAGCACGACTTAATGCAGGAAGAAGAACTAACAGCTAAACAAGTATGGGAGTACTCTGATAAGTTGGCGTTTTATTTAAATGAAACTTATAAAGAGGATAAATCTCCGATTGTGGTTTATGGCCATAAGCATCCATTTATGCTTGTGTACTTCTTAGCTTGTGTTAAATCCGGAAGAGCGTTCTGCCCCGTGGATGTCAACACTCCAATCGATCGCGTAAGAGATATTGCTGCAACAGTAAAGAGCCCAATCGTTTTGGTGAGTGAGGCAATTGAACTAGATACGCCAATAATGACAGTAGATGAGGCTAAAAAAATCATTACCAAAACTAAAGAACGTGTTTCTAAGGAACATTATGTGAAGGATGAAGATATTTTTTATATTATTTTCACTTCCGGAAGTACAGGGAAGCCTAAAGGTGTCTCTATTACATATGCAAACTTAAACCACTTCTTAGATTGGTATACAGCTTATTATGATGGAAAAGGACCTCAAGTCTTCTTAGGGCATCCACCATTTTCTTTTGATTTGTCAGTGATGTCTTTATGGCCAGCATTGTATATGCACATTCCGCTGATTCAGATCGATAAAGAGCATTTACAAGATTTTAAAGTATTGTTCAAAACTTTAGAAGAATCAAAAGCGACTGTTTGGATTTCGACGCCATCTTTTGCAGAAATGTGTTTGGCGGATCCAAGTTTTAATGGAGACTTGCTCCCTGAACTGGAACAATTTGTTTTCTGTGGAGAAAAATTATTTAGTTCTACCGTAGAAAAATTAATGGAACGATTCCCGAAAGCAGAAGTCGTAAATACTTATGGACCGACAGAATCTACTGTAATGGTCACATGGATGCCACTTACAAAAGAATTAGTGGAACGTTATCCTGATAACTTGCCAGTAGGAGTTGTTAAACCAGGAACGACGGTTTTGATTGATGGGGAAAATAGCGGAGAGATTATTATCTATGGCAATACAGTTGCGAAAGGATATTATGAAAATCCTGAAATGAATCAGAAGCATTTCTTTGAGGTGGATGGTGAGCGTGCTTATCGAACAGGAGATGTGGGGCATTTCGAAGGAGAGTTATTATTCTGCGAAGGACGGATTGATTTCCAAATCAAATTGCATGGACACAGGATTGAATTAGAAGATATTGATAATAATTTATTGAAAAATCCAAAAATTCGTCAAGCGGCTACCGTGCCTTCTTTTGCAGATGGTAAAGTGAAGTCTATTACGTCGTTTGTAGTCTATAACGAACCGATTGAAAAACGTTTTGAAACGGTTAAATTAGTCAAAAAAGAATTAGCACAACATGTGCCGGAATATATGATTCCTAAGAAAGTCGTTTTCTTAGATGAAATGCCGTTAAACAATAACGGGAAGATTGATAAAAAACAATTAAAGGAGCTTGTGTAG
- the dltB gene encoding D-alanyl-lipoteichoic acid biosynthesis protein DltB produces the protein MHYFEGLSFFMTLGFILIIAFIMNVFQKSTYYLSLVFSTLMVYFVFAENPMHLGSIIGYVLVGYILMHLSVKFKEHKKTMILMIFLAGLPLVLVKVLAVFKISGLGFLGISYMTFKLIQIIIEIYDGLIEKPMGPLDYVHFLLFFPALSSGPIDRSRRFLEDWKKQRTKDEYLELAGTGIFRLVLGLFYKLVISGMVFQQMTSIRYKDFSFFVIYMYLYTAYLFFDFAGYSLMAVGASNILGIETPMNFNIPFISVDIKDFWNRWHITLSTWLRDFVFSRIVMRFMRKKIFKKRLTTAMVAYMINMTFMGFWHGITLNYIAYGFYHGILMAAFEWYQKKSKFYKKNKNKTWYKVISWIITMHLVMFGFLIFSGKMSEWARKLI, from the coding sequence ATGCATTATTTTGAAGGCCTATCCTTCTTTATGACACTGGGATTCATTCTTATAATAGCGTTCATAATGAATGTCTTTCAAAAATCTACTTACTATCTATCGTTAGTATTTTCTACGTTGATGGTTTATTTCGTTTTCGCAGAAAATCCTATGCATCTTGGCTCTATCATAGGTTATGTTTTAGTAGGTTATATACTGATGCATCTGAGTGTGAAGTTCAAAGAGCATAAGAAAACAATGATTCTTATGATTTTTCTTGCAGGACTACCGCTTGTTTTAGTTAAAGTTCTCGCTGTATTTAAGATTTCGGGACTTGGATTTTTAGGTATTTCCTACATGACTTTTAAATTAATCCAAATCATTATTGAAATTTATGATGGGTTAATCGAAAAACCAATGGGGCCGCTAGATTACGTGCACTTCCTATTGTTCTTCCCTGCGCTAAGTTCAGGACCGATTGATCGCAGTCGCAGATTCTTAGAAGATTGGAAAAAGCAACGAACAAAGGATGAGTATTTAGAATTAGCGGGAACAGGCATTTTTAGACTGGTTCTTGGACTATTTTATAAGCTTGTAATTTCTGGAATGGTGTTTCAACAAATGACATCCATTCGATATAAAGACTTTTCTTTCTTCGTTATTTATATGTATTTATACACCGCATATTTATTCTTTGATTTTGCAGGGTATAGTCTGATGGCAGTAGGAGCAAGTAATATTCTTGGAATTGAAACACCAATGAATTTTAACATTCCGTTTATTAGTGTGGATATTAAAGATTTCTGGAATCGTTGGCACATTACGCTATCTACATGGTTGAGGGATTTTGTATTCTCTCGTATTGTTATGAGATTTATGCGAAAAAAAATCTTTAAAAAACGCTTGACGACAGCAATGGTTGCCTATATGATTAACATGACTTTTATGGGATTCTGGCATGGAATTACATTGAACTATATTGCTTATGGATTCTATCATGGAATCTTAATGGCAGCATTCGAGTGGTATCAGAAAAAATCGAAGTTTTATAAGAAAAATAAGAATAAGACCTGGTATAAAGTGATTAGCTGGATAATAACGATGCACTTAGTGATGTTTGGGTTCTTGATTTTTTCAGGGAAAATGTCTGAGTGGGCCCGTAAATTGATATAA
- the dltC gene encoding D-alanine--poly(phosphoribitol) ligase subunit DltC, which yields MEERILEILEEICEDEVVYEDKDINLKEEGLMDSLAFVELLVRLEEFGIEVAPTEVTYEEIDTPNKIIKYVSERVA from the coding sequence ATGGAAGAAAGAATTTTAGAAATTCTAGAAGAAATTTGTGAAGATGAAGTAGTATACGAAGATAAAGACATTAACTTAAAAGAAGAAGGGTTAATGGACTCATTAGCTTTCGTTGAACTGCTTGTTCGCTTAGAAGAGTTCGGTATCGAAGTGGCTCCAACAGAAGTTACTTATGAAGAAATCGATACTCCAAATAAAATTATTAAATACGTTTCAGAACGTGTAGCTTAA
- a CDS encoding CapA family protein — protein MRGNSQNDKIKRMEFYGICILSVFTIAAGFLTRPSAQERLETVQTAKTSAEQNQEANATPNNPHSPTTNKQVARITASGDMLYHDIVYGSAFDGNSYDFKNDYEQITPLVSSADLAIGDFEGTINPNEPLAGYPLFNAPEEVIQSIKDAGYDVLDLAHNHILDTGIEGLKYTANAFRKNGLDIFGVKVDPSEGILVKEVNGIKVAILGFAYGFNGIEVTLTDEEYNNHLYDLNMQKVKQLIQRAEEIADFTIVLPQMGEEYHLQPTQGQIDTYHQMIEWGADVIFGGHPHVIEPTETITKDGEKKFIIYSMGNLLSNQRVETLENIWTERGVIMDITIEKENGKTTLTSVKAHPTWVSRTEIDRSFMEGPAYDYQVFLAENYMPGGPLEHTVDKETLERIQSAYTEVNELLNIKF, from the coding sequence ATGAGAGGTAATTCACAGAACGACAAAATCAAGCGAATGGAATTTTACGGAATTTGTATCTTATCTGTATTTACGATTGCAGCAGGATTTCTTACACGCCCTTCCGCACAAGAAAGGTTAGAAACTGTTCAAACCGCGAAAACATCCGCTGAGCAAAATCAAGAGGCTAACGCTACACCAAATAACCCTCACTCTCCAACAACGAATAAGCAAGTTGCACGTATTACCGCAAGTGGGGATATGCTCTATCACGATATTGTTTATGGCAGCGCGTTTGACGGGAATTCGTATGATTTCAAAAATGACTATGAACAAATTACGCCACTCGTATCCAGCGCAGATCTTGCGATTGGGGATTTCGAAGGAACCATTAATCCAAATGAACCTCTTGCTGGATATCCACTTTTTAATGCGCCGGAAGAAGTAATCCAAAGTATTAAAGACGCCGGATACGACGTACTCGACTTAGCGCATAATCATATTCTCGATACAGGCATCGAAGGTTTGAAATACACCGCCAACGCCTTTCGTAAAAACGGTCTTGATATCTTCGGGGTAAAAGTCGATCCATCAGAAGGCATTCTTGTAAAAGAAGTCAATGGTATTAAAGTGGCTATTCTTGGATTTGCGTATGGTTTCAACGGAATCGAAGTTACACTCACCGACGAAGAATATAATAACCACTTATACGATTTGAATATGCAAAAGGTGAAACAGCTCATTCAACGCGCTGAAGAAATTGCTGACTTTACGATTGTGTTGCCACAAATGGGAGAAGAATATCACCTTCAACCAACACAAGGACAAATCGATACGTATCATCAAATGATTGAATGGGGTGCGGACGTGATTTTTGGTGGACATCCACACGTTATTGAACCAACTGAAACCATCACTAAAGACGGTGAAAAGAAATTTATCATCTACTCGATGGGGAATCTCCTTTCGAACCAACGCGTTGAAACCTTGGAAAATATCTGGACCGAGCGTGGTGTGATTATGGATATCACGATTGAAAAAGAAAACGGTAAGACGACCCTCACAAGCGTTAAGGCTCATCCAACATGGGTTTCACGAACTGAAATCGACCGCAGCTTTATGGAAGGACCTGCTTACGACTATCAAGTCTTTCTCGCTGAAAACTATATGCCAGGAGGACCTTTGGAGCATACCGTAGACAAAGAAACGCTTGAGAGAATTCAATCCGCTTATACCGAAGTAAACGAACTTTTAAACATTAAATTTTAA
- the fba gene encoding class II fructose-1,6-bisphosphate aldolase has product MSRLVSMTEMLQKAKEGKYAVGQFNINNLEWTQAVLTAAQEANSPIILGVSEGAGKYMGGPKVVSAMVNALLDSMDITVPVALHLDHGSSVEVCKQYIDAGFSSVMFDHSHFPIDENIALTQEVVAYAHPKGASVEAEVGTVGGTEDGVTGGINYADLNECVRMVKEAHIDALAAALGSVHGTYSGEPVLGFDEMLAISEATGAPLVLHGGSGIPEYQIKKAIERGHAKINVNTELQQQWTAAVRAKLNADAGVYDPRKIIKPGFDAIVKITKETMDIFGSTGKA; this is encoded by the coding sequence ATGAGTCGTTTAGTAAGCATGACTGAAATGTTACAAAAAGCAAAAGAAGGCAAATACGCTGTTGGTCAATTCAACATCAACAACTTAGAATGGACACAAGCCGTTTTAACTGCAGCGCAAGAAGCTAACTCACCAATTATCTTAGGTGTATCTGAAGGTGCTGGTAAATACATGGGTGGACCAAAAGTTGTTTCAGCTATGGTAAATGCGTTATTAGATTCAATGGACATCACTGTTCCAGTAGCATTACACTTAGACCACGGTTCTTCAGTAGAAGTATGTAAACAATACATCGACGCTGGATTCAGCTCAGTAATGTTTGACCACTCTCACTTCCCAATCGATGAAAACATCGCATTAACTCAAGAAGTTGTAGCGTATGCACATCCAAAAGGAGCTTCAGTTGAAGCTGAAGTAGGTACTGTAGGTGGTACTGAAGATGGCGTAACTGGAGGAATCAACTACGCTGACTTAAACGAATGTGTACGTATGGTTAAAGAAGCTCACATCGATGCTTTAGCAGCAGCTTTAGGTTCAGTTCACGGAACTTACTCAGGTGAACCAGTATTAGGTTTCGATGAAATGTTAGCTATCTCAGAAGCTACAGGTGCTCCATTAGTATTACACGGTGGATCAGGTATTCCAGAATACCAAATTAAAAAAGCAATCGAACGTGGACATGCTAAAATCAACGTTAACACTGAATTACAACAACAATGGACAGCAGCAGTTCGTGCTAAATTAAATGCAGATGCTGGTGTTTATGACCCACGTAAAATCATCAAACCTGGTTTCGATGCAATCGTTAAGATTACAAAAGAAACAATGGACATCTTCGGTTCAACAGGAAAAGCTTAA